TTTAAATTTTCTAATATCATATTTTTATCCTTTTATTCTTGCTAAAGCTTCAACTGTAGCTTGTACAAGGTTATTTGGATTATTTGAACCTAAAGATTTTGCAATAATATCTTTAACTCCAGAAAGCTCAAGAACAGGTCTTGCAGCTCCTCCAGCGATTAGTCCAGTTCCTTCTGAAGCTGGTCTTAATAAAATTTTACTTGCATTATATTTGTGTTCAATATCATGTGCAATTGTAGTTCCTTTTATAGAAACTGTCACTAAGCTTTTGAATGCATCATCTAAAGCTTTTTTAATAGCATCTGGAACTTCTTTTGCTTTTCCTGTTCCAAAACCTACTGTACCGTTTTTATCTCCAACAACAACTAAAGCTGTAAATCTGAATCTTCT
Above is a genomic segment from Aliarcobacter cryaerophilus containing:
- the rpsE gene encoding 30S ribosomal protein S5 — encoded protein: MAVNREDFQEAIVKIGRVTKVVKGGRRFRFTALVVVGDKNGTVGFGTGKAKEVPDAIKKALDDAFKSLVTVSIKGTTIAHDIEHKYNASKILLRPASEGTGLIAGGAARPVLELSGVKDIIAKSLGSNNPNNLVQATVEALARIKG